One Chiloscyllium plagiosum isolate BGI_BamShark_2017 chromosome 34, ASM401019v2, whole genome shotgun sequence genomic window carries:
- the fam43b gene encoding protein FAM43B produces the protein MLPWRKSKLVLLDEENQAKAKSLPGGGLSYSSLLSSLVRACPGIWPQCPLPRLGTMFRSRRQKLQLTRDAPSYTVWYLGNAVTFTARGEGCTEQAVARIWARCEQGTAGTKMKLTIGPHGIRMRQAEYKCKQSGHLYLLHRITYCAADGQRRRVLAWVYRHQVKHKAVVLRCHAVLLCKAARAQELAAQLQQLSRSAFADFKRLKRQDDARHRQQQRLGQGMVPLVPIRKLLNSQCPYRPPLERARSGLRLMPIAEDVTGEEQEERGLEPGTDSGITNVCHQLSSWHIDPSLHQPPRLYPLPLGQALGTARERVD, from the coding sequence atgctgccctggagaaagagcaagctggTCCTGTTGGATGAGGAAAACCAGGCGAAGGCGAAGAGTTTACCGGGCGGCGGTTTGAGCTACAGCTCGCTGCTGTCCTCCTTGGTGCGGGCATGTCCTGGCATTTGGCCTCAGTGCCCGCTGCCCAGGCTCGGTACCATGTTCAGGAGCAGGCGGCAGAAGCTGCAGCTGACCCGGGACGCCCCGAGCTACACGGTCTGGTACCTGGGTAACGCAGTGACCTTCACCGCCCGGGGGGAAGGCTGCACCGAGCAGGCAGTGGCCAGAATCTGGGCACGGTGTGAGCAGGGCACGGCGGGCACCAAGATGAAGCTCACCATTGGCCCCCACGGCATCCGGATGAGGCAGGCGGAATACAAATGCAAACAGAGCGGCCACTTGTACCTTCTGCACCGGATCACGTACTGCGCGGCGGACGGGCAGCGGCGGCGGGTGTTAGCTTGGGTTTACCGGCACCAGGTGAAGCACAAGGCGGTGGTGCTGCGATGCCATGCGGTGCTGCTGTGTAAAGCCGCCCGGGCCCAGGAACTAGCGGCTCAGCTCCAGCAGCTCTCCCGCTCCGCCTTCGCCGACTTCAAGCGGCTCAAACGGCAGGACGATGCCCGGCACCGGCAGCAGCAGCGGCTCGGCCAGGGCATGGTGCCCCTGGTGCCCATCAGGAAGCTCCTCAACAGCCAGTGCCCATACCGACCTCCCCTGGAGCGGGCCCGGAGCGGCCTCAGGTTAATGCCCATCGCTGAGGATGTGACCGGGGAGGAGCAGGAGGAGCGCGGGCTGGAGCCTGGCACTGACTCTGGGATCACCAACGTGTGCCACCAACTCAGCTCCTGGCACATCGACCCCTCCCTGCACCAGCCACCCCGCCTGTACCCTCTCCCCTTGGGCCAGGCACTAGGCACAGCCCGGGAGCGGGTGGACtga